The proteins below are encoded in one region of Helianthus annuus cultivar XRQ/B chromosome 2, HanXRQr2.0-SUNRISE, whole genome shotgun sequence:
- the LOC118486361 gene encoding uncharacterized protein LOC118486361, with protein sequence MSRSRTTTTTGGDDHGLKLDLKLNLSPPRSHWPVTESPNRSSPITISPTNSCVSLEQVQDETVDLRYSSSPETTSMMLAGCPRCLMYVMLAEDYPKCPKCKSTVLLDVVLDKPMKKMRS encoded by the coding sequence ATGAGCAgatcaagaacaacaacaacaaccggtGGAGATGATCATGGGCTGAAGCTTGACCTAAAACTGAACCTATCACCACCAAGAAGCCACTGGCCGGTGACCGAATCACCCAACCGGTCCTCACCGATCACCATATCTCCTACAAACTCATGCGTGTCATTAGAACAAGTTCAAGATGAGACGGTGGACCTCCGCTACTCAAGTAGCCCGGAAACAACGTCGATGATGTTGGCCGGATGCCCGCGATGTTTGATGTATGTTATGCTTGCTGAGGACTACCCTAAATGCCCTAAATGCAAGAGCACTGTTTTGCTTGATGTTGTGCTTGACAAACCCATGAAGAAGATGAGAAGTTGA